From the Rhinatrema bivittatum chromosome 3, aRhiBiv1.1, whole genome shotgun sequence genome, one window contains:
- the SIX2 gene encoding homeobox protein SIX2 isoform X1: MSMLPTFGFTQEQVACVCEVLQQGGNIERLGRFLWSLPACEHLHKNESVLKAKAVVAFHRGNFRELYKILESHQFSPHNHPKLQQLWLKAHYIEAEKLRGRPLGAVGKYRVRRKFPLPRSIWDGEETSYCFKEKSRSVLREWYAHNPYPSPREKRELAEATGLTTTQVSNWFKNRRQRDRAAEAKERYEENNENSNSNSHNPLSSSMNGNKTVLGSSEDEKTPSGTPDHTSSSPVLLLSANPGLQSLHGLGHPQGPSAIPVPSAESMHHHSLQDSILNPMSSNLVDLGS; this comes from the exons ATGTCAATGCTTCCTACTTTTGGTTTCACGCAGGAACAAGTGGCCTGTGTCTGCGAAGTCCTCCAGCAAGGGGGCAACATAGAAAGGCTGGGACGCTTTCTCTGGTCCTTACCTGCCTGCGAGCACCTCCACAAAAACGAAAGCGTCCTGAAGGCCAAAGCCGTGGTGGCCTTCCACCGGGGCAATTTCCGCGAGCTCTACAAGATCCTGGAGAGCCACCAGTTCTCGCCTCACAACCATCCGAAACTGCAGCAGCTCTGGCTCAAGGCGCACTATATCGAGGCGGAGAAGCTGCGCGGGCGCCCCCTAGGGGCCGTGGGCAAATACAGGGTGCGCAGAAAATTCCCCTTGCCCAGGTCCATCTGGGACGGGGAAGAGACCAGCTACTGCTTCAAAGAGAAGAGCCGGAGCGTGCTGAGGGAGTGGTATGCCCACAACCCCTACCCGTCCCCGCGAGAGAAGAGGGAGCTGGCCGAGGCCACGGGGCTCACCACCACCCAGGTCagcaactggttcaagaaccgGCGGCAGAGAGACCGTGCAGCCGAGGCCAAGGAAAGGTACGA GGAGAACAATGAGAACTCTAATTCCAACAGTCACAATCCACTGTCATCGTCGATGAATGGAAACAAAACAGTTTTGGGAAGCTCCGAGGACGAGAAAACTCCTTCGGGAACCCCAGATCACACATCCTCGAGTCCGGTCTTACTGCTCAGTGCGAACCCGGGGCTGCAGTCTCTCCACGGCCTGGGGCATCCTCAGGGTCCTAGCGCCATCCCTGTTCCCAGCGCAGAATCCATGCACCACCATAGTTTGCAGGACTCCATCCTCAACCCTATGTCATCCAACTTGGTCGATCTTGGTTCTTAA
- the SIX2 gene encoding homeobox protein SIX2 isoform X2 has translation MSMLPTFGFTQEQVACVCEVLQQGGNIERLGRFLWSLPACEHLHKNESVLKAKAVVAFHRGNFRELYKILESHQFSPHNHPKLQQLWLKAHYIEAEKLRGRPLGAVGKYRVRRKFPLPRSIWDGEETSYCFKEKSRSVLREWYAHNPYPSPREKRELAEATGLTTTQVSNWFKNRRQRDRAAEAKERENNENSNSNSHNPLSSSMNGNKTVLGSSEDEKTPSGTPDHTSSSPVLLLSANPGLQSLHGLGHPQGPSAIPVPSAESMHHHSLQDSILNPMSSNLVDLGS, from the exons ATGTCAATGCTTCCTACTTTTGGTTTCACGCAGGAACAAGTGGCCTGTGTCTGCGAAGTCCTCCAGCAAGGGGGCAACATAGAAAGGCTGGGACGCTTTCTCTGGTCCTTACCTGCCTGCGAGCACCTCCACAAAAACGAAAGCGTCCTGAAGGCCAAAGCCGTGGTGGCCTTCCACCGGGGCAATTTCCGCGAGCTCTACAAGATCCTGGAGAGCCACCAGTTCTCGCCTCACAACCATCCGAAACTGCAGCAGCTCTGGCTCAAGGCGCACTATATCGAGGCGGAGAAGCTGCGCGGGCGCCCCCTAGGGGCCGTGGGCAAATACAGGGTGCGCAGAAAATTCCCCTTGCCCAGGTCCATCTGGGACGGGGAAGAGACCAGCTACTGCTTCAAAGAGAAGAGCCGGAGCGTGCTGAGGGAGTGGTATGCCCACAACCCCTACCCGTCCCCGCGAGAGAAGAGGGAGCTGGCCGAGGCCACGGGGCTCACCACCACCCAGGTCagcaactggttcaagaaccgGCGGCAGAGAGACCGTGCAGCCGAGGCCAAGGAAAG GGAGAACAATGAGAACTCTAATTCCAACAGTCACAATCCACTGTCATCGTCGATGAATGGAAACAAAACAGTTTTGGGAAGCTCCGAGGACGAGAAAACTCCTTCGGGAACCCCAGATCACACATCCTCGAGTCCGGTCTTACTGCTCAGTGCGAACCCGGGGCTGCAGTCTCTCCACGGCCTGGGGCATCCTCAGGGTCCTAGCGCCATCCCTGTTCCCAGCGCAGAATCCATGCACCACCATAGTTTGCAGGACTCCATCCTCAACCCTATGTCATCCAACTTGGTCGATCTTGGTTCTTAA